The following proteins are encoded in a genomic region of Cuculus canorus isolate bCucCan1 chromosome 21, bCucCan1.pri, whole genome shotgun sequence:
- the B3GALT6 gene encoding beta-1,3-galactosyltransferase 6, with protein MKLLRLLCRHKTALGLGGLSLFAVVLLYLAKCTSEGLRPLPAARGLPHHQPAALPLRGAPPAPAASPQDSAFLAVLITSGPKYSERRSIIRSTWLSAAGHPPHHDIWSRFVIGTGGLSAEELRSLELEQSRHKDLLLLPELRDSYENLTAKVLATYIWLDLHLDFQFALKADDDTFVRLDVLVEELRAKEPRRLYWGFFSGRGRVKSGGKWKESAWVLCDYYLPYALGGGYVISADLVHYLRLSRDYLNMWQSEDVSLGVWLAPIDVKRVHDPRFDTEYKSRGCNNKYIVTHKQSIEDMLEKHQTLAKEGKLCKEEVKLRLSYMYDWGVPPSQCCQRKDGIP; from the coding sequence ATGAAGCTGCTGCGGCTGCTGTGCCGCCACAAGACGGCCCTGGGTCTGGGCGGCCTGTCCCTCTTCGCCGTGGTCCTACTGTACCTGGCCAAGTGCACCTCTGAGGGGCTGCGGCCGCTGCCAGCCGCCCGCGGGCTCCCGCACCACCAGCCCGCCGCCCTGCCGCTGCGGGGAGCCCCGCCGGCCCCCGCAGCCTCCCCTCAGGACAGCGCCTTCCTCGCCGTGCTCATCACCAGTGGCCCCAAGTACAGCGAGCGGCGCAGCATCATCCGCAGCACGTGGCTGTCGGCTGCCGGGCACCCCCCTCACCACGACATCTGGAGCCGCTTCGTCATTGGCACTGGGGGGCTCAGTGCTGAGGAGCTGCGGAgcctggagctggagcagagccgGCACAAAGacctccttctcctgccagaGCTGCGGGATTCCTATGAGAACCTGACTGCTAAAGTCCTGGCCACGTACATCTGGCTGGATCTGCACCTGGACTTCCAGTTTGCCCTGAAAGCTGACGACGATACCTTTGTACGCTTGGATGTGCTTGTGGAAGAGCTGAGAGCCAAGGAGCCGCGTCGCCTCTAttggggtttcttttctggCCGCGGTCGTGTGAAATCTGGTGGCAAATGGAAAGAGAGCGCCTGGGTGCTCTGTGACTACTATCTGCCGTACGCTCTTGGTGGTGGGTATGTGATTTCTGCAGATCTGGTGCACTATTTGCGCCTTAGCAGAGACTATCTGAACATGTGGCAGAGCGAAGATGTCTCTCTGGGCGTGTGGCTCGCGCCCATCGATGTCAAGAGAGTGCACGACCCTCGCTTTGACACTGAGTATAAATCACGGGGCTGCAACAATAAGTACATAGTAACTCATAAGCAAAGCATTGAGGACATGCTGGAAAAGCACCAGACCCTGGCTAAAGAAGGAAAGCTCTGTAAGGAGGAGGTTAAGCTCAGGCTTTCCTACATGTATGACTGGGGGGTGCCTCCTTCCCAGTGTTGCCAAAGGAAGGATGGCATCCCGTGA